The following coding sequences lie in one Victivallis lenta genomic window:
- a CDS encoding prepilin-type N-terminal cleavage/methylation domain-containing protein: MKQKRLNFTLTELLAVIAIIAILAGLLIPAINGARERAKAAKCLNNQKQTTAFISAYMNESDQHLISADTTGNQYIWGIALYWRKLNQDPNVLRCPSVVNYSNSNSTNDETRITSDLKQTYGMVFASATDLKGFDFRGTRHLYADNFQVSPSALVMGGCSVTGTDTKTASHLLDLADGSGGKPFLIHGKGTNFFFLDGHTETLSEGDLTNQKRYYPKQNGKDAEKIDSSYKFATE; the protein is encoded by the coding sequence ATGAAACAGAAGCGTTTGAACTTCACGCTTACGGAGCTTTTGGCGGTCATTGCGATCATTGCGATTCTTGCCGGGTTACTGATCCCCGCGATCAATGGTGCGAGAGAGCGCGCCAAAGCTGCAAAATGCCTCAATAATCAGAAACAGACGACGGCATTCATCAGTGCCTATATGAATGAATCCGACCAGCATCTCATATCAGCGGATACCACCGGTAACCAGTATATCTGGGGAATTGCGCTTTATTGGCGCAAGCTGAATCAGGACCCGAACGTTCTGCGTTGCCCCTCCGTCGTCAATTACAGCAACTCCAATTCGACAAACGACGAGACCCGGATCACTTCCGACCTAAAGCAGACCTATGGTATGGTTTTTGCTTCGGCCACTGATTTGAAGGGGTTTGATTTCCGAGGAACCCGGCATCTTTATGCGGACAATTTTCAGGTGTCGCCGTCAGCTCTGGTTATGGGAGGTTGTTCTGTCACCGGCACGGATACCAAAACGGCATCGCATTTGTTGGACCTTGCTGACGGTAGTGGCGGCAAGCCGTTCTTGATTCATGGAAAGGGTACGAATTTCTTCTTCCTTGACGGGCATACGGAAACGTTGTCGGAAGGAGATTTGACCAATCAGAAGAGATATTATCCAAAGCAGAACGGCAAGGATGCCGAAAAGATCGATTCGTCTTATAAATTTGCGACGGAATAG
- a CDS encoding type II secretion system protein, which produces MRKSAAFTLIELLVVIAIIAILASMLLPALNQARARAHSSGCAGNLKQIAHAAAMYAGDNNDFLLRSRHTNWTQSRPNWQDCTRFWPNFIKRYLGINGAFTDEDWFKHKIFLCPANRVPPANGEKQGLSYALHHNNFFTGSGWTEKAFKAGGIPVPSARLHILDGNKGDWWGLDFLFSHGIDPASKNAADPRHSDRVNATFLDGHVQSVPGRLLFEYRATGEPWRYDSANATVWN; this is translated from the coding sequence ATGAGAAAATCCGCTGCCTTCACTCTGATCGAACTTCTCGTCGTCATCGCGATCATTGCCATTCTGGCCTCCATGCTGCTGCCGGCGCTGAACCAGGCGCGGGCGCGGGCGCACAGTTCGGGATGCGCCGGCAACCTGAAGCAGATCGCCCACGCCGCAGCCATGTACGCGGGCGACAACAATGACTTTCTGCTCCGTTCGCGCCATACGAACTGGACGCAATCCCGTCCGAACTGGCAGGACTGCACACGTTTCTGGCCGAATTTCATCAAGCGGTACCTCGGCATCAACGGCGCATTCACCGACGAGGACTGGTTCAAGCACAAGATTTTCCTCTGCCCGGCCAACCGGGTGCCGCCCGCAAACGGCGAAAAGCAGGGACTCAGCTATGCGCTGCACCACAACAACTTCTTCACAGGTTCCGGCTGGACGGAGAAGGCGTTCAAGGCGGGCGGCATCCCGGTTCCTTCCGCAAGGCTTCATATCCTCGACGGCAACAAGGGCGACTGGTGGGGGCTCGACTTCCTGTTCAGCCACGGCATCGACCCGGCCAGCAAAAATGCCGCCGACCCGCGCCACAGCGACCGGGTCAACGCGACGTTCCTGGACGGACACGTGCAGTCGGTGCCGGGGCGGCTTCTCTTCGAATACCGCGCCACCGGGGAACCGTGGCGCTACGATTCGGCCAATGCAACCGTCTGGAACTGA
- a CDS encoding MGH1-like glycoside hydrolase domain-containing protein, whose amino-acid sequence MTNADYFSREFQKEFEEAAFRIAEKKQKQLEYSRSGQSPSGKLKKHLPTGGNFTGLFLWDTAFCVQWAKYAMERFPVTDSLDNFYDLQEEDGFICREYTSDGEAFWSKKHPVSFAPPLLSWAEVSLHENGLTGTERLRKVYPSLKKLHEFNRRNWRRPDGLYFGDALGCGMDDLPRFPVNARYDITDGIKLESSMVCRKGQEYFSLIRDNPLYQWNRQMGWVDMSSQMAFDALNLSRIAAALEDRKSEAAWLEEHRELGEIINEKCFDEKLGFYFDFYQGSVIPRFHAGGFWPMFAGIVPPERAEIVAAALADPAKFNRKVPFPALAADDPAFRPETEYWRGSVWPCTNYVALCGLRNIGREAAAKKYAQRYYAAYAELYRSTGTIWENISPEQYDCPKKVSAPDFCGWGALVPVTIAREFLQ is encoded by the coding sequence ATGACAAACGCAGATTACTTTTCCCGCGAATTCCAGAAAGAGTTTGAAGAAGCCGCGTTCCGCATCGCCGAGAAAAAACAGAAACAGCTCGAATACAGCCGCAGCGGCCAGTCCCCTTCCGGAAAGTTGAAAAAACATCTGCCGACGGGCGGCAACTTTACCGGTCTCTTTCTGTGGGATACCGCTTTCTGCGTCCAATGGGCGAAATATGCCATGGAACGCTTTCCCGTTACGGATTCCCTCGACAATTTTTATGACCTGCAGGAAGAGGACGGTTTCATCTGCCGGGAGTATACAAGCGACGGAGAGGCATTCTGGTCGAAAAAACATCCGGTCTCCTTTGCGCCTCCGCTCCTGAGCTGGGCGGAGGTTTCGCTCCACGAAAACGGGCTGACCGGAACGGAACGGTTGAGGAAGGTATATCCTTCCCTGAAAAAGCTGCATGAATTCAATCGCCGGAACTGGCGGCGTCCCGACGGTCTGTACTTCGGGGACGCACTCGGTTGCGGAATGGACGATTTACCGCGTTTTCCGGTCAATGCCCGGTACGATATCACAGACGGGATCAAGCTGGAAAGTTCCATGGTCTGCCGAAAAGGACAGGAGTACTTTTCCCTGATCCGCGACAACCCGCTTTATCAATGGAACCGCCAGATGGGCTGGGTCGACATGAGTTCCCAGATGGCCTTCGACGCTCTGAATCTGAGCCGGATCGCAGCAGCCCTCGAGGACCGCAAAAGCGAAGCCGCCTGGCTGGAAGAGCACAGGGAACTCGGAGAAATCATCAACGAAAAGTGTTTCGATGAAAAACTTGGTTTCTATTTCGATTTTTATCAGGGTTCCGTGATTCCGCGTTTTCATGCCGGAGGATTCTGGCCGATGTTTGCCGGAATCGTCCCCCCGGAACGGGCGGAAATTGTGGCGGCGGCGCTTGCCGACCCGGCAAAATTCAACCGGAAGGTGCCTTTCCCGGCTCTCGCGGCGGATGACCCCGCATTCCGCCCGGAGACGGAGTACTGGCGCGGTTCCGTCTGGCCCTGCACCAACTATGTGGCGCTGTGCGGCCTGCGAAACATCGGCCGGGAAGCGGCGGCGAAAAAGTACGCGCAAAGATACTATGCCGCATATGCGGAACTTTACCGTTCCACAGGCACCATCTGGGAGAATATTTCACCGGAACAGTATGATTGTCCGAAAAAGGTGTCCGCGCCGGATTTCTGCGGCTGGGGAGCGCTGGTTCCCGTGACGATCGCCCGCGAATTTCTGCAGTGA
- a CDS encoding DUF2339 domain-containing protein → MEIMILIAVLCFLCVFILLIANLAALANCCGKLRSLNRRLDRFELQWLLHPPPPAPPPERRQPEPGVQKPSAGPPLSLSEPAGPVAAMNPDTAPAPELPPAVPETPAAGRAGKFAAALAAESAPKPFPAAPVPSPRPMPSPLFSAKEEPVPPLPEFDRKAQEALQKIWNWISVGEEYRPGKVAVEYAVATVWLVRSAVLLLLIGIGFFVKYSHDNNLFPPQLRIAGVILLGLAVIAAGCRLSRNPRYRLLGFGLAGIGVVTLYFSIFASASIYRFLPNTAAFPLMILITVAGALLSLRLNSLFVALAAVLGGYATPVLLSTGAKQLPELFGYLLMIGAGSLFLAFYRNWRLLNFVAFASNGALFCGAVWKFYDPQLPADWRAVVGFGSGFFVLFSVLPLLYSLLHRLKITLLETLLLAVNTAGFLWIAVRSTQQAFPGMRYEAGVTVFAALVFAAEFLICVRCRVRDRNLYLSLLTFSSLAVALTVPLLFSASWITAAWAIQAALMLYLGVRSGSRFLQLLASVLYVVAGGYAAALLGGGGAYVSYLAGLTDRLVSLGTFSLSLVAGCFVMRRGSGSPPSEAVTANEPSVFGEWKSTAFACLFFWGAAVSVFLLCRIEIGKLPDVVPTLRLLLCAVLYLGTLAFLLRQDRFCATSAIRRIMAVAMIASGCDLARLALTARYADYPALAGFRLAGFLIFSAGAAAVALVLRNRHSRESMAELFGSFAGAVWFVYSSAELYRALNLYLPEFATGGLSVLWAVYALALLAGGIRYRKKPLRMTGLALFGVVAAKAIFLDLARLPSLYRVLAFLAMGLLFFIGAFAYMRVEQLFRPHDGEPERGGGGHEA, encoded by the coding sequence ATGGAGATCATGATCCTGATTGCGGTCCTGTGCTTCCTCTGCGTTTTTATTCTTCTGATTGCGAATCTGGCCGCGCTGGCCAACTGCTGCGGCAAGCTGAGAAGCCTGAATCGACGGCTGGACCGGTTTGAACTGCAGTGGCTGCTTCACCCGCCCCCGCCCGCCCCGCCGCCGGAACGGCGGCAGCCGGAGCCGGGAGTGCAGAAACCGTCCGCCGGTCCGCCGCTGTCCCTTTCGGAGCCTGCCGGGCCGGTTGCGGCGATGAATCCGGACACGGCTCCTGCGCCGGAACTGCCGCCGGCCGTTCCGGAGACGCCCGCGGCCGGGCGGGCCGGAAAGTTCGCCGCCGCGCTGGCGGCCGAATCGGCGCCGAAGCCGTTTCCCGCCGCCCCGGTTCCGTCGCCTCGGCCGATGCCTTCGCCGTTGTTCTCCGCAAAAGAGGAGCCGGTGCCGCCGCTGCCCGAATTCGATCGGAAGGCGCAGGAGGCGCTGCAGAAGATCTGGAACTGGATCAGCGTCGGCGAGGAGTACCGGCCGGGCAAGGTCGCGGTCGAATACGCGGTCGCAACGGTCTGGCTCGTCCGCAGCGCCGTGCTGCTGCTGCTGATCGGCATCGGTTTCTTCGTCAAATATTCGCACGACAACAACCTGTTCCCGCCCCAGTTGCGCATCGCGGGCGTCATCCTGCTCGGGCTGGCGGTCATCGCGGCGGGCTGCCGGCTCTCCCGGAATCCCCGCTACCGGCTGCTCGGCTTCGGGCTGGCCGGGATCGGCGTCGTCACGCTCTACTTTTCGATTTTCGCTTCGGCTTCGATTTACCGGTTCCTGCCGAACACGGCGGCGTTTCCGCTCATGATCCTGATCACCGTGGCCGGGGCGCTGCTCTCGCTGCGGCTGAACTCGCTCTTTGTGGCGCTTGCGGCAGTGCTTGGCGGCTACGCGACGCCGGTCCTGCTCTCGACCGGGGCGAAACAGCTGCCGGAACTCTTCGGCTATCTGCTGATGATCGGGGCGGGTTCGCTGTTCCTCGCCTTCTACCGCAACTGGAGACTGCTGAATTTCGTCGCATTTGCTTCGAACGGCGCGCTCTTCTGCGGAGCGGTCTGGAAATTCTACGATCCGCAGCTCCCCGCCGACTGGCGGGCCGTCGTCGGCTTCGGCAGCGGGTTCTTCGTCCTCTTCAGCGTGCTGCCGTTGCTCTACTCGCTGCTGCACCGCCTGAAGATCACGCTTCTTGAAACCCTGCTGCTGGCGGTCAACACGGCAGGTTTCCTGTGGATTGCGGTCCGGTCGACGCAGCAGGCGTTCCCGGGGATGCGTTACGAGGCGGGCGTCACGGTTTTCGCGGCGCTCGTCTTCGCGGCCGAATTCCTGATCTGTGTGCGTTGCCGGGTGCGTGACCGCAATCTGTATTTGAGTTTGCTGACCTTCTCGTCTCTCGCGGTCGCGCTGACCGTGCCGCTGCTTTTCTCCGCTAGCTGGATCACGGCGGCATGGGCGATTCAGGCAGCGCTGATGCTCTATCTCGGAGTCCGTTCCGGCAGCCGCTTCCTGCAGCTGTTGGCGTCGGTTCTCTATGTGGTGGCGGGGGGCTACGCGGCAGCGCTGCTCGGGGGAGGCGGCGCATATGTCTCCTATCTGGCCGGCCTGACCGACCGCCTTGTTTCGCTCGGCACTTTTTCGCTCTCGCTCGTCGCCGGCTGTTTCGTCATGAGGCGGGGCTCCGGCAGCCCGCCGTCGGAGGCGGTGACGGCGAACGAACCGTCCGTGTTCGGAGAATGGAAGAGCACGGCCTTCGCCTGCCTCTTTTTCTGGGGGGCGGCCGTCTCCGTCTTCCTGCTCTGCCGGATCGAGATCGGGAAGCTTCCGGACGTGGTTCCGACGCTGCGGCTGCTGCTCTGCGCCGTGCTCTACCTCGGCACGCTTGCATTCCTGCTTCGGCAGGACCGGTTCTGCGCCACCTCCGCCATACGCCGCATCATGGCCGTGGCGATGATCGCTTCCGGCTGCGACCTCGCGCGCCTCGCCCTGACCGCCCGGTATGCGGACTACCCGGCGCTGGCCGGGTTCCGGCTGGCCGGATTCCTGATCTTCAGCGCCGGTGCGGCGGCTGTCGCCCTCGTGCTGCGGAACCGTCACTCCCGGGAGAGCATGGCCGAGCTGTTCGGCAGCTTCGCCGGGGCGGTCTGGTTCGTTTACAGCAGCGCCGAGCTTTACCGGGCGTTGAATCTGTATCTGCCGGAGTTCGCGACGGGCGGGCTCTCGGTGCTTTGGGCGGTCTATGCGCTGGCGCTGCTGGCCGGCGGCATCCGTTACCGGAAAAAGCCGCTGCGGATGACCGGGCTCGCACTCTTCGGCGTGGTGGCGGCCAAGGCGATTTTTCTCGACCTCGCCCGGCTGCCGTCGCTTTACCGGGTGCTCGCCTTCCTGGCGATGGGGCTGTTGTTTTTCATCGGCGCTTTCGCCTATATGCGCGTGGAACAGTTGTTCCGGCCGCACGACGGGGAGCCGGAGAGGGGAGGCGGCGGTCATGAAGCGTAG
- a CDS encoding type II secretion system protein, translated as MKRPFTLIELLVVIAIITILASMLLPALNRARESAKKTGCLNTLKQLGFVCQTYAENNRDLLPCARQWDGATMPSDPDYNATNYAASRMGREFQALGGSYWVWKQYGGTDGWYNSKLLNCPSHIAGKTGFFNSYHRSDYQFNYRFSEAKIAGTMRETYDRGSWGYGRPLPGSQVFLFRDFHFGDRTFGHHNRTGNVVFADGHAENLKTLPARYRNDIAESYW; from the coding sequence ATGAAACGCCCTTTTACACTGATTGAACTTCTGGTCGTGATCGCGATCATCACGATTCTGGCTTCGATGCTGCTGCCGGCCCTGAACCGGGCGCGCGAAAGCGCGAAAAAGACCGGCTGTCTGAATACGCTCAAGCAGCTCGGCTTCGTCTGCCAGACTTATGCGGAAAACAACCGCGACCTGCTGCCGTGCGCCCGTCAGTGGGACGGCGCGACCATGCCGTCCGACCCCGATTACAATGCGACGAACTACGCGGCCAGCCGCATGGGCAGGGAGTTCCAGGCGCTCGGCGGCTCGTACTGGGTCTGGAAGCAGTACGGCGGAACCGACGGCTGGTACAACTCGAAGCTGTTGAACTGCCCCTCGCACATCGCCGGAAAAACCGGTTTCTTCAACAGCTATCACCGCAGCGACTATCAGTTCAACTACCGCTTTTCGGAGGCGAAAATTGCCGGAACCATGCGCGAGACTTACGACCGGGGCTCCTGGGGCTACGGCCGTCCTCTGCCGGGGTCGCAGGTGTTCCTGTTCCGCGACTTCCATTTCGGCGACCGGACCTTCGGACACCATAACCGGACCGGGAACGTCGTTTTCGCCGACGGCCACGCCGAAAATCTGAAAACCCTCCCGGCGCGTTACCGCAACGACATCGCCGAAAGCTACTGGTAA
- a CDS encoding carboxymuconolactone decarboxylase family protein, producing the protein MAGVKLYNKTGDAKAVKIQEGIEKKFGFVPEVFQAMGRNGDFLDLAMRIAEAAGKGLDPKTKELIIIAVSAVNGCEYCLDAHRSAALAAGVTDEEISAAIEVAASISLYNNFNKAISLNSDLKSK; encoded by the coding sequence ATGGCGGGTGTGAAACTTTACAACAAGACCGGCGATGCGAAAGCGGTCAAGATTCAGGAAGGCATCGAGAAGAAGTTCGGGTTCGTCCCCGAAGTGTTTCAGGCGATGGGGCGGAACGGCGACTTTCTCGATCTGGCCATGCGGATCGCCGAGGCGGCCGGCAAGGGGCTCGATCCGAAAACCAAGGAGCTCATCATCATCGCGGTCAGCGCGGTCAACGGCTGTGAATACTGCCTCGACGCGCACCGTTCCGCCGCTCTTGCGGCCGGCGTGACCGACGAGGAGATTTCCGCTGCGATCGAAGTCGCCGCGTCGATCAGTCTCTACAACAACTTCAACAAGGCCATCAGCCTGAACTCCGACCTGAAGTCGAAGTAA
- a CDS encoding LacI family DNA-binding transcriptional regulator, with translation MRRSQGVNITRIAREAGLSIASVSRAMNGRNGVSEDVRRRVNELLRKHNYIGNNHLNREKRIAILQNSCSFGGYQTELYYGFTDAAAEHGIDFCSVIRACNDRRTLLEEIRELQCSGVIVILPAQFESDLPSLIDSELKVILIDSTPSPLEGEVGFVDHDAYAGSLEAVRHLTGLGHRAIGYVRHPSRTLNHLQRYKAYEDGLREVGIVPEPGWVIQPGGSCEKIRGATKELLSSHPELTALMVTSDEVAPGAMRAAWELGKRIPDDLSLVGFDDLPQSCCFVPSLTTVRHPIYDIASKAIRELDLCLKDPGRPLPREVFPAPLVVRESTGKAPR, from the coding sequence ATGCGGAGAAGCCAGGGAGTCAACATCACACGGATCGCAAGGGAAGCGGGACTTTCGATTGCGAGCGTGTCGCGGGCGATGAACGGCCGCAACGGCGTGAGCGAGGACGTCCGCCGCCGCGTCAACGAGCTTCTGCGCAAGCACAATTACATCGGGAACAACCACCTGAACCGGGAGAAGCGCATTGCGATCCTGCAGAACAGTTGCAGCTTCGGCGGCTACCAGACCGAGCTCTACTACGGCTTCACGGACGCCGCGGCCGAGCACGGCATCGACTTCTGCTCCGTGATCCGGGCATGCAATGACAGGCGCACGCTGCTTGAGGAGATCCGCGAGCTTCAGTGTTCCGGCGTGATCGTCATTCTGCCGGCCCAGTTCGAGAGCGATTTACCCTCTCTCATCGATTCCGAACTCAAGGTGATCCTGATCGACAGCACTCCTTCGCCGCTCGAGGGCGAGGTCGGGTTCGTCGATCACGACGCGTACGCGGGTTCGCTCGAAGCGGTGCGCCATCTGACCGGTCTCGGCCACCGCGCGATCGGCTACGTGCGCCACCCGTCCCGGACGCTGAACCATCTTCAGCGTTACAAGGCCTACGAGGACGGGCTCCGCGAGGTGGGAATCGTGCCGGAGCCGGGCTGGGTCATCCAGCCCGGCGGTTCCTGCGAGAAGATCCGCGGCGCGACGAAGGAGCTGCTCTCGTCGCATCCGGAGCTGACCGCGCTGATGGTTACGAGCGACGAGGTTGCCCCCGGCGCCATGCGGGCCGCCTGGGAACTCGGGAAGCGGATTCCGGACGACCTGTCGCTCGTCGGCTTCGACGATCTGCCGCAGAGCTGCTGCTTCGTCCCGTCCCTGACCACGGTACGCCACCCGATCTACGACATCGCCTCGAAGGCGATCCGGGAGCTCGACCTGTGCCTGAAGGATCCCGGGCGGCCGCTGCCGCGCGAGGTGTTCCCGGCGCCGCTCGTCGTCCGGGAAAGCACGGGCAAAGCGCCCCGGTAG
- a CDS encoding LacI family DNA-binding transcriptional regulator has product MVLTNATIRQVAERAKVSTATVSRILNGKSGHRAATVESVRRIVSEIDREASQAAAAVRAPECIGIAMASYTDFLNTSYNSTLLTAIMESLTTEGFVAQLITRKPEQMNADFFRNCIRAYRLKGLIIPEFDTSYRVSRELNSFGIPIVSIGNLNGSESRCCIFVDDPAAGRDAATYLWSLGHRRFGFIGMSHYDISQRQRLTGFSEAIREAGGRPERIWTKEFRDLGDSATLAALEFARLPERPTALFSTNSFMTQKLLAELHRLGLRPPGDFSIISFEESNELQYLPTPVTVIAQPTRQMGFKAVELLFRLLRGQPAERQLQLDYALNIRESTGPCHIHAKPVREETK; this is encoded by the coding sequence ATGGTTTTGACAAACGCAACCATCCGGCAGGTCGCCGAACGCGCCAAGGTCAGCACGGCGACCGTTTCACGAATCCTGAACGGAAAAAGCGGCCACCGCGCCGCGACGGTCGAATCGGTGCGCCGCATCGTCTCCGAGATCGACCGCGAAGCTTCGCAGGCGGCCGCCGCGGTCCGCGCGCCGGAGTGCATCGGCATCGCAATGGCCTCCTACACCGACTTTCTGAATACCAGCTACAACAGCACACTCCTGACGGCGATCATGGAGTCGCTGACTACGGAGGGATTCGTCGCGCAGCTCATCACCCGCAAACCGGAGCAGATGAACGCCGATTTTTTCCGCAACTGCATCCGCGCCTACCGCCTGAAAGGGCTGATCATCCCGGAGTTCGACACCTCCTACCGGGTGTCGCGAGAACTCAACAGCTTCGGCATTCCGATCGTCTCGATCGGGAATCTGAACGGCAGCGAGTCGCGCTGCTGCATTTTCGTCGACGACCCGGCCGCCGGGCGCGACGCGGCGACCTACCTCTGGAGCCTCGGCCACCGCCGGTTCGGTTTTATCGGCATGTCCCACTACGACATCAGCCAGCGCCAGCGCCTGACCGGATTTTCGGAGGCCATCCGCGAAGCCGGCGGCCGCCCCGAACGGATCTGGACAAAGGAGTTCCGCGACCTCGGCGACTCCGCCACACTGGCCGCGCTCGAATTCGCCCGTCTCCCGGAGCGGCCGACCGCCCTCTTCTCGACCAACAGCTTCATGACCCAGAAGCTGCTGGCGGAGCTCCATCGGCTCGGGCTGCGGCCGCCCGGTGATTTTTCGATCATCTCCTTCGAAGAGAGCAATGAGCTGCAATACCTGCCGACGCCGGTCACCGTGATCGCCCAGCCGACCCGCCAGATGGGATTCAAGGCGGTCGAGCTCCTGTTCCGGCTGCTGCGCGGACAGCCCGCGGAGCGGCAGCTTCAGCTCGATTACGCGCTGAATATCCGTGAAAGTACCGGTCCATGCCACATCCATGCAAAGCCTGTCAGGGAGGAAACCAAATGA
- the rpsO gene encoding 30S ribosomal protein S15, with amino-acid sequence MDKAKRSEIISKYGRKEGDTGSPEVQIALLSARILELTEHLKANKKDHSTRRGLLAMVSLRKKLLAFLMRENLAKYIELTDALGIRRAK; translated from the coding sequence ATGGACAAGGCGAAAAGAAGCGAAATCATCAGCAAGTACGGCCGCAAGGAAGGCGACACCGGTTCGCCGGAAGTTCAGATCGCGCTGCTCTCGGCTCGCATCCTCGAGCTCACCGAGCACCTGAAGGCCAATAAGAAGGATCACAGCACCCGCCGCGGCCTGCTGGCCATGGTCAGCCTGCGCAAGAAGCTGCTGGCGTTCCTGATGCGCGAAAATCTCGCGAAGTACATCGAGCTTACCGACGCGCTCGGCATCCGCCGCGCCAAATAA